A segment of the Mangrovimonas sp. YM274 genome:
AACCGTTCAGAAGCGCTCACCTGAAAAACCTCTTTATCATACAAAAGCGCAACATCTATACCCCGCGTATCTGGAGAGTCATAATGGACATAACCATAATCATGATGTTTTAAATCGGGGCTACGCACTAAATCTTCTAAAACAGTATCATTTTCAATTTCAGCCAATCCTACAATTGCAGGCGGTCCCTTAGTTTCATGCTTACCTATTTTAGCAATTGCCGACCCTATTTTATAGATTTTTCGTTCATAGCGCTTTTGGGTCCAATGCCTATCTGCAGCTGGCAAAAAGTCATCATCGTTGGTGTAAGGATCATCTTCAACATCAAACATATTCTCAATATTATAAAACGCTATTATCTGCTGCATTGTAAAAAAGAATTAATTTTTGAAATATTAAGAATCCCTCTCAAAGATAACCTATAAATAATAAAAATTAAAATGCTCACAATTGCGTAAATTTGTACCATAATTATATTTATGTTAGAAAAAAAAGACATCTCGCTTGAAAAGGCAGTTTTAATTGGCATCATTACCAAAGACCAAGATGAAACCAGATCCAAAGAATATTTGGACGAGCTGGAATTTTTAACCTATACAGCTGGGGGTGAAGTAGTGGCACGGTTTACACAAAAAATGGACATGCCCAACCCACGTACCTTTATTGGGACTGGAAAAATGAACGACGTTCAGGAATATATAAATGAACACAATGTTGGCACCGCTATATTTGATGATGAGCTCTCTCCTGCGCAGGAACGCAATATCAGCAAAATACTGAACTGCAAAGTTTTAGATAGAACCAATTTAATTCTAGATATTTTTGCCCAAAGAGCCCAAACCAGTTATGCCAGAACCCAAGTAGAATTGGCGCAATGCGAATATTTACTACCCAGACTTAAAGGAATGTGGACGCACTTGGAACGCCAAAAAGGGGGAATTGGAATGCGTGGTCCCGGTGAAACCGAAATTGAGACCGACCGTAGGATTGTTAGGGATAAAATAGCGCTATTAAAGGCCAAGATCAAAACCATCGACAAACAAATGGCAGTACAACGTGGTAACCGCGGCCAAATGGTCCGTGTTGCCCTTGTAGGATACACCAACGTAGGCAAATCTACCCTGATGAATGTCATTAGCAAAAGTGAAGTGTTTGCCGAAAACAAACTCTTTGCCACGCTTGACACTACCGTTAGAAAGGTGGTCATTAAAAACCTACCTTTCTTAATGAGTGACACCGTGGGATTCATCAGAAAATTACCAACCCAACTTGTAGAAAGTTTTAAAAGCACCTTGGATGAAGTGCGCGAAGCTGACTTATTATTACATGTGGTAGATATCTCCCATCCTAACTTTGAAGAACATATTGATTCTGTGAATAAAATTTTGGATGAAATAGATAGTGCCGACAAACCTACCATTATGGTATTCAACAAAATTGACGCCTACGAAGCTGAACCTTTTGATGACAATGATTTAGTTGCTGAACGCACCAAAGTGAACTATACTCTTGATGAATGGAAAACCACTTGGATGAGTAAAATTGGAGATAATGCGCTGTTCATTTCCGCTACCAATAAGGAAAACTTAGAAGACTTTAGAAAACGCGTCTATAATGAAGTAAGGAAAATTCATATTACCAGATTTCCCTACAATCATTTTCTGTATCCAGATTATGACGAAAATTACGACGATGCACAATAAAAAAGGAACGCTTGCATAACAAGCGCTCCTTTTTTATTCTATAAAGCTTTTTAGAACTTGTACGACAGCCCTAAAGTGTAATAAGTTTGTAATTCGTTATCCACATTGTCAAAATCCGGTTCTTCCACTCCTGTTGGATCCGTTAATTGCTCATATTGCTGAAGCGCATAATTCAAAGCTTCTTGTTTATTGCCTCTCAATCCAAAGTCAAACCCAACTCCAATATTCTTCCATAAGGTATAAGTGAAGGAATTGGTCCATGTCCAATTGGAAAGATTCGAGCTCTTATAACTTAAAAAAGCCGAAAGATTGGTTTTAAAATCAACAGGCCCCAACTTTCTTGTATAATCGGCAACGATTTTAGAACCAAAAGAGGATTCAAATACGGTATCCTCATCACTAAATACTATGTTGTAGTTTAAAGGGTGCACTACTACAATTAAATCTGTAATAGGCGTCCAAGTAGCCCCAACCCCAAAATCTAAATATCCAGGATCGTTGAAATTGTCTAAAATGGTAGTTCTATATTCCACTAAAGCCGAAGCCGCCAATTTACTGGTGATTTTATAACCATATAGTGAGGTTATATTAAAAACATCGGTCGTTGGCTGAAAGCTATCATCATCATTAGGATCATCTTTATCGTCTAGCTTAACCCATTTCAGATTTAGGTTCAAAGCATTTTTCCAAAAATACTTTTCTCTGTCCAAATTGGCATAAGCATTTACTGTACCCCCAAAATTACCCGAAGAGTTATTAGGAGTTCCTTGTGCATACCAATTATCAAAATTGGAAAGGCTTCCTCCCACAACACCAAAAGCGCCAATTTTCCATCCTGGAAACGCATCAATTTGAGATTGCAGATCATCTACTCGTTTTTGAATATCACTTATAGAATCCTTTTTGGCCTTTTGTTCTGCTTTTAATTCCTCTAAGGTTTGTGCATTCGCAGCCACAGCACAAGCCACCAACGCCAAAGAACACAGTAATTTCTTCATTTTGATTGTTTTATATAAGGGTTTATACCCTACAAAAATAGGTTTTTTCTGAAATCCTCCTAAAATAAAAGCATGGGATGTCTATTTTTTATACAGTGGCACCGTGGAACAAGCCTCACCAAACATAATGGATTTTGCTACCCCGTTCAATCTGGAAACCAATAAGGTGTAGGCTGTTTCTGGAATGGGCTTATTAGAACACCCTTTAATAATGACAGGCTTGTCACGAAATTGTTCGACATCCAATTGGGAAACAATATCTTGAAATATTGACGACTCCAAATCCTGAAGAGTTCCAACAACCACTTTTTTAGCATATGAAGACGCTTGCGTGGCAATCAATAAATAGGCCCAAGAGGGGATAATCGCCTCAGCCGAACACTGCAAGGCCAAATAACCATCTTGATATTGGCTCCAATCGTGTTGCTTTACGTATTCCCGAAAGTCCTTCTCCTTTAAAATCAACTCTTGGAACAACCAGTCCTTGATATCAAAAAGCACACGGGCGCCTTTAGGATAAAAGTCTTCCAAATCTATAGTTACCAATTTACTATTGGCTACGCGGTTAATTATTTCATCTGCCATAACGCAAAATTACATTTTTATTGATAGCCCTCTGCCTGAAGTGTAAACAATTCGGCATACAATTTTGGATGTGCCATGAGCTCTTCATGCGTGCCTATTTCCAACACACGGCCTTCTTCCAACACCAAAATTCTATCGGCTTGTCGTACTGTACTAAATCTATGGGAAATCAAAATGCTTGTCTTTCCTTTGGTTAACCCAATAAAGCGCTCAAACACTTCACTTTCGGCCTTGGCATCAAGTGCTGACGTAGGCTCATCCAAAATCATCACTTCAGCATTTTTCATATAAGCCCTTGCCAAAGCTACTTTTTGCCATTGCCCCCCTGAAAGCTCTTGACCGCTCACAAAACGTTTCCCCAACTGTTGGTCGTAACCTTTGCTCAAAGCTTCCACCACTTCGTTTGCCAAACTTAATCGAGCTGCATTTTCAATCTTTTTCTGGTTGCCAAGTTCCTTAATATCTCCTATGGCGATATTCTCTTTAACCGTGAATTCGTATCTAAAGAAATCCTGAAAAATTACCCCAAAGAATTGTTGGTACTCCGCCTTCTTAAACCTGTTAATATTCACACCGTCCAAAAGAATCTCTCCAGAAGTTGGCTCATAAAAGCGTAATAGCAACTTGGTGAGCGTCGTTTTTCCTGCCCCGTTTTGCCCTACAAAAGCTAGTTTTTCTCCTGCCTTTAAAGTGAAACATACACCTTTTAAAATCTCATGATCGGAATCTGGATAGGAAAAATAGACATCTTTAAATTCAAAACCTTGTTGAATATGTTTGGGGAGCGGCACATCTTCTTGAGTATTGGCATCTACTGAAATATCAATAAAATCGAAATAGTCTTTTAAATACAAGGCACTCTCCGAAATCCGGGTAAATCTTGAAAAGAACTCCTGAAGGTTCTTCATCAACCTATTGAAAGAACCCGATAAAAAGGTCAATTCACCCAACGTAATCACACCCGACAACACGCGATATATAATGAATACATAAGCTGCGTAATAACTTATGGAACCCAAAACATTGAACAAAAACCCTAAAGCCGAACGTTTCACGGCTAAGATTTTATTGAGCTGATAATATTCTTCGGAAAGATTCCTAAATCGATCTACTATAAAATCGGTAAGGCCGAACAATTTAATTTCTTTGGCTGTTTTATCATTGGCACCTATAAACCGCAAATAATCCAATTCCCGTCGTTCTGAGGTCCAACTTCTCGCCAAAGAATACTGCTGTTGGCTAAACCTTATTTCATTAATAAAGGATGGAATAATACTCAGTACCAATAAAATGATAAGGTAAGGTTCAAAATACACAAGACCAGCTACCAAAGTAGCAATGGAAATAGCACTTTGGGCTTGCCCCAAGACGTTAGACATCAAACCTACTCTACCCGTAGTTTGGGTACGTGCACGTTCTAGCTTATCATAAAACTCTGAATCCTCAAGCAAACTTATGGTTACCTGATTGGTCTTTTTGATAATGGTAACAGAAGTCGCAATATTATATTCATCCCCTAACAGACCATCGGTAAGGGAAATGGCCCTACTGATAAAATCTGATAAAATCACTAAAGCAAATTCAATAGCCACATATGTCCACAATTGGGTATAATCGGTGGTTTCAATAGTCGTTTGAGTGACAATCTCATCAATAATCAATTTACCCACCCATAAAATGACCACGGGAAGCAAGGCTCCTATCAAACGGCACAAAGCCGACAAGACGAAAAGCTTTTTATTGACATTCCAGATTTCCCTAAAAAACCGAGGAATGTACACCAAAGCATTAAAGGAAGTCCTTATGCTGGTTTTGTCCTCATCCTTTATTGATTTGGGTGTACGTCTTGCCATTTGTGTAAATCTTGTTATAAAAGAGAAAAGGACTTAATTAAGTCCTTTTTGTTTATATGAATATTGAAATGCTACAGCATTCCCAATTCCAATTTTGCTTCTTCGCTCATTAACTCTTGAGACCATGGAGGATCAAAAGTAATCTCTACCTCTGCAGACTTTACGTCATTAAGAGATTTCACCTTTTCCTCAACTTCCAGAGGCAAGGTTTCTGCCACAGGACAATTAGGCGTGGTTAGTGTCATTAAGATTTTCACATCGTAATCCTCATTGACAAAAACATCGTAAATCAACCCCAATTCATAGATATCTACAGGAATTTCAGGGTCGAAAATAGTTTTTAAAACCCTTACAATTTTTTCTCCAAGGGCATTGGTATCTATAGTGGTATCGCTCATCTTAGTTTAACTGTGTTTGGTATGCTATAGCATACATTTTTAGTTGTTTGATCATACTCACCAAGCCATTGGCACGGGTTGGCGATAGGTGCTCCTTTAATCCAATATCATCAATAAAATTAGTATTGGCCGCAATAATGTCCGCAGGACTTTGGTTTGAAAACACTCTGATAAGGATGGCGATAATCCCTTTAGTGATAATAGCATCACTATCGGCTGTAAATACCACCTTTTCATATTCCAATTGAGCATGCACCCAAACCTTACTTTGGCAACCTTTGATGATATACTCATCGGTTTTATATTGCTCATCGATTAATGGCAAGGTCTTACCTAAATCGATCATATATTGATAACGCTCTTCCCAATCGTCAAACATTGAGAACTCGTCGATAATGTCATTTTGAATATCCTGTATACTCACGTCGTTTATTTTCATACAAAAATACAAAAGTTAGCCGTTATTCAACTTTTTCCGCCAAGGATAGTAATTGAAGAACAAGCGGTTCGATTTCTTTTGGAGGATTGCCATGATCGAAAGAAGGACTATGGAACAAGGTTCCTTGATCGGTTATTTTCAGCACAGCAATCAACGCTCCGTCATACTGATGCGCCTTAGAGGGCACCTCTAAATTTTGCAGTTCTTTTAAGTCTATTTTATCTACCAAGGCATAAATTGAAGCCAACTCTTGTACAGTACAATGCACAACTTTGGGCTCTTGGGCTCTATCCAATTGCACAGTCAAAGAATCACCTTCCAATACAATTCGTTTGTAGGCGCCTCGGGTCAACGCCGAATATTCTACAATGTACTGGTGCTTCTCCTGCTCTTGCAATTTGACATCTTCATTTGCCTGCGCTTTGGTACCACAGCAACTGTACAACACAAAAAGATTTAAAACAAACAATAGCTTATTCACAGATAACTGATTTTAAATTACGATAGCATGATTACAAAAAAGAAGCCATACTTTGGTTATGATAACATCATTTTAGCCTTTTTAACCCCCGCTACCAAGGCATCGATTTCTTCCTTGGTATTATAAAAAGCGAAGGAAGCCCTCACCGTTCCAGGAATTTTAAAGTAATCCATAATCGGTTGTGCGCAATGGTGTCCTGTACGGACTGCCATGCCCATTTTATCCAAAATAGTTCCCACATCATATGGATGGAT
Coding sequences within it:
- a CDS encoding DUF2480 family protein, which codes for MADEIINRVANSKLVTIDLEDFYPKGARVLFDIKDWLFQELILKEKDFREYVKQHDWSQYQDGYLALQCSAEAIIPSWAYLLIATQASSYAKKVVVGTLQDLESSIFQDIVSQLDVEQFRDKPVIIKGCSNKPIPETAYTLLVSRLNGVAKSIMFGEACSTVPLYKK
- a CDS encoding DUF3078 domain-containing protein codes for the protein MKKLLCSLALVACAVAANAQTLEELKAEQKAKKDSISDIQKRVDDLQSQIDAFPGWKIGAFGVVGGSLSNFDNWYAQGTPNNSSGNFGGTVNAYANLDREKYFWKNALNLNLKWVKLDDKDDPNDDDSFQPTTDVFNITSLYGYKITSKLAASALVEYRTTILDNFNDPGYLDFGVGATWTPITDLIVVVHPLNYNIVFSDEDTVFESSFGSKIVADYTRKLGPVDFKTNLSAFLSYKSSNLSNWTWTNSFTYTLWKNIGVGFDFGLRGNKQEALNYALQQYEQLTDPTGVEEPDFDNVDNELQTYYTLGLSYKF
- the hflX gene encoding GTPase HflX, encoding MLEKKDISLEKAVLIGIITKDQDETRSKEYLDELEFLTYTAGGEVVARFTQKMDMPNPRTFIGTGKMNDVQEYINEHNVGTAIFDDELSPAQERNISKILNCKVLDRTNLILDIFAQRAQTSYARTQVELAQCEYLLPRLKGMWTHLERQKGGIGMRGPGETEIETDRRIVRDKIALLKAKIKTIDKQMAVQRGNRGQMVRVALVGYTNVGKSTLMNVISKSEVFAENKLFATLDTTVRKVVIKNLPFLMSDTVGFIRKLPTQLVESFKSTLDEVREADLLLHVVDISHPNFEEHIDSVNKILDEIDSADKPTIMVFNKIDAYEAEPFDDNDLVAERTKVNYTLDEWKTTWMSKIGDNALFISATNKENLEDFRKRVYNEVRKIHITRFPYNHFLYPDYDENYDDAQ
- a CDS encoding SufE family protein, whose amino-acid sequence is MSIQDIQNDIIDEFSMFDDWEERYQYMIDLGKTLPLIDEQYKTDEYIIKGCQSKVWVHAQLEYEKVVFTADSDAIITKGIIAILIRVFSNQSPADIIAANTNFIDDIGLKEHLSPTRANGLVSMIKQLKMYAIAYQTQLN
- a CDS encoding ABC transporter ATP-binding protein; protein product: MARRTPKSIKDEDKTSIRTSFNALVYIPRFFREIWNVNKKLFVLSALCRLIGALLPVVILWVGKLIIDEIVTQTTIETTDYTQLWTYVAIEFALVILSDFISRAISLTDGLLGDEYNIATSVTIIKKTNQVTISLLEDSEFYDKLERARTQTTGRVGLMSNVLGQAQSAISIATLVAGLVYFEPYLIILLVLSIIPSFINEIRFSQQQYSLARSWTSERRELDYLRFIGANDKTAKEIKLFGLTDFIVDRFRNLSEEYYQLNKILAVKRSALGFLFNVLGSISYYAAYVFIIYRVLSGVITLGELTFLSGSFNRLMKNLQEFFSRFTRISESALYLKDYFDFIDISVDANTQEDVPLPKHIQQGFEFKDVYFSYPDSDHEILKGVCFTLKAGEKLAFVGQNGAGKTTLTKLLLRFYEPTSGEILLDGVNINRFKKAEYQQFFGVIFQDFFRYEFTVKENIAIGDIKELGNQKKIENAARLSLANEVVEALSKGYDQQLGKRFVSGQELSGGQWQKVALARAYMKNAEVMILDEPTSALDAKAESEVFERFIGLTKGKTSILISHRFSTVRQADRILVLEEGRVLEIGTHEELMAHPKLYAELFTLQAEGYQ
- a CDS encoding DUF59 domain-containing protein; translated protein: MSDTTIDTNALGEKIVRVLKTIFDPEIPVDIYELGLIYDVFVNEDYDVKILMTLTTPNCPVAETLPLEVEEKVKSLNDVKSAEVEITFDPPWSQELMSEEAKLELGML